The nucleotide sequence cttgttcatctctgtctccCTAATCCTAATCCAATTATGGCACATAGTTGATGTCCAAATGTTATCTCCCCTCCCTTTTCCTATAAATGTCTTTAATGATTATAGTTATAAATCTTTCAAGAAAACCATAttataagcaatttttaaaaattaaatttctcaagATTTCTCAAATTTAAATTCTCAATTCATGTCAATTTCTCTTatctgttttgggtttgtttttggttttatttttgtttttgccagagaggaaaaaaagggaacccATGGCTTATTGGTTTACACTGTTGTTTACCTCAAAGACAACATGTTTTGATACTTCAATGACTTAATATGAATTAAACTATTGTTTCAGGCAAAAAAATCTTGTTCCCCAATAAAGtagatgtgtttaaaaaaatgcaaacttcCAGGAATTTAGCCTAAGTTATAAATAATTAGGAATGTCCACAAACATTTAGTAATAACAATTCACTGCAGATTGATTTATTATAGCAAAAAAACTGGGAACAATCTAAATGTCAAAGCAAGGAAAATAATGGTTATGTAAATAACAGGgtccacataatggaatactaagcagccatttcaaaaaataagggacttccctggcggtccagttgttaagactccatgcttccactgcagggggcacgggttcgatccctagtcagggaactaagatcccacatgcatgctgcgtggcacagcaaaaaaaaaaaacaaaacaatgagctggagggaattccctggtggtccagtggttaggactcttgagctttcactgctgaggacccaggttcaatccccggtcggggaacaaagatcctgcaagctgcacagcacagtgCCCCCCCAAAAAGCAGGATATATATGTATTGATTGCAGGATATCCATGATAAATTAGGTGAAAAAGAAAGCCACAGCTCTGTATGCTCTGTTGTtagaaattaattatatttataagtgCAAGGGAAAAAGTCTGAAAGAATATACGCCAAACTGTTAACAATATTTAGGTCACCTCTACGGAATAGGAATGGAAAAGGCTAGGGAATGGAGACTACcagttttactttttacatttctaTATTACTGTTTAAAAAAGAGGTAcacaataattttatataataaaaaaactaATGAAGATATATGCCAAATTTTAAGATGACTTTTTAGAAAACTATTTAATAACATGGGGGAATGTTCATTATATTCTACTGAAAAAAGCAACATGCAAAATAGTAACTACAGTATGAGCTCAACAGACAAAATATATAGATTCAATATGTTCAGACCAAACTATAAATACACcaaatataaaaagatttttaaaaatatctagatGGTAGGGTGAttatagatgtttttaaaaaactatttttcagtactttaaatgtTCTATTATGACCAAATTACTTTTATATGCTGAACAATGTTATTTAAACAAACTGGCATGGAAAATATTAGTGGAAAGTAGCCACATCTCTATCTCAACCTGTGTAGAACCAGGAATATAAGTGAAAACTTTCCAACCTTCAGTTCAGGAAGTGCTTGGTTTATGGTAGTCCCTtcctatttttagaaataattcaaGATTTAGTAGTAGTGGAACAGTCAAATCTTGGTTCACATTAAAAATGAACTCTATCCTATTATATAAGAGGTTTCATTGTAACTTCATACAACTTATTCAGTAAAGGCTGGTAGACTTGTAtcattataaaaaatttattcagGAGTCTCCCACAAGGTAACTCAATATGCCCTTGATTTTAATAATTCCTGTGGGATAGTGGCCAATCACTTCTATGTGCACTTACCGTGGAGAATCTATTCCACTATCTCCTGCCATGCTCTGATTTTCGGTTCCTTCCAAGTGACTATGTTCAGGTTGGACGTCCTGAGCCAACACTGGCATATGCGAAGTGTTGAACAGTTCTAACTTGTGTGTGAactgttttctcatttcctgATTCTGAGCACTCTGACTCCAGGTGGCTGGTTTCTTTCCTGTGTCACCAACAGGGTCTTGTAGGGTTTCAGCCTCTGAAGCACTTTTCCTTGTGCCGTAGTAATCAAATATACTTCCATCAGCAGGTGCTGAGGCCTGTACACATTTAGCTACACTGGGTTCCTTTTCATAGTCAAAACCAGACTGGATCCCTAAATTGAGGACACAGTTTTCAGCAGAGAGATTAGGTTTTTGGCTTTCACCGGGATTAGTAAGCAACCCAGTGGGCTTGTAATGTTCATTTCCTTTGAGCACCAGAGGCTCAAACCTCTGTATGTTGCTATTGTACTCAGTCAGAGACCTTTCGGTCACCTTTCGTTTTCCTAAATGATTCCACTTGTTTCCCcctggaaaggaaacttgaaTGTGGCCAGGCAGCATTTGAATTAAGTCGTCATTCTCAGAAAAGTCATCCTCATCTAGATACAATGAACTGCAGGCCCCATCCTCATCATCTGCTTCATTCTGATACAAGGCCTGGTCGTCATCAGAAAGTCCTTCATTTTCTAGACTCACAGTCTCTGCTTCCTGGATAAATGCCTTTCTCATCAGAGTTTCCTCTGAGTCTCTGTCTTGTCTCTCAGGTTGTCTCAAATGGTTTGCACCAACTGGGTAATCCAAAAGACCAAGATTTTGGAACTGGTGTATTGTTTCATCAACTGATCTACGAGCAGAGGATGCTTGGTCTAAAGAAGAGGAACCTTGCGATGGCAGGACATGCTGTGtttcttttgtctcttctaatgTGTCAAAATGAGAGTAGCTTTTCCTCGAGACTTCAGGGATTGCCTCATTTTCTCCACCATACACATCACGTCTCAACGTGCTTTTCCTGAAGGAACAGCATTTACTATCATTTTGCAAAACACCACACTGAGAGTAATTGAAGAGGTAATCTCTAAAGTCATCACTGATAGGTTTGACAGTAGAGTGATTCACATAAATGGATTCTGCTCTCAGTTTATCATTACATTGTTCACTGTATGACTGTTTGGCTTCACTCTCAAAGATTCTTGAGGAATCCAAAGACCTCGCCCTTTGGAAAGGCTTTCCCTTTGGTCCAATCTGACTGGGTTTCAGATCACCGATCTTCTGGATGTTGTGCTCTTTGGTTATTGGGCTCCTTCGGTGAGAGAAACCCTGGAAAGGATTACTGATCCGCTTTTTGTAAATCAAATGGGAACCTAGCACTGATGGATTCTCACCAAGTGGTTTCTGAAGCTCTACTTCATTAGGGCTTTCAATTTCGGGGGTGGGCTGTGTAGCAGGGAGCTTGGGGTGTTTCTCCAGCCTAATGCTTCCTGGCTGAGGCCCacttccctgactcctggctttGTCTCTATCTCTATGTGAATGGCCCCGCCTTCGAGGCTTTACAGACCGGCCCTGACTTTTCTTAACTCCCACTTTTGAAGGATACTTATGCCTGAGTGTCAGcatataagtggaagtgccctggctattatattttttctgttcttcgTATTTTTGCATTATGACAGTATGTTTGATTAAGTTGTCAACAGTTAAAATGGGATTAATTCGTTTGATTATCTCATGTTCAATGTCTCGAGGGATATTGTCCAAGTTATCTTCATCTCGGACGGGCCATTCTTCTGGTGGGAACTGGGCAGAGAAACTGCTGTGCTCTGTTCTGGACTTCTCCTTTCTGGATATACTGCGCCAGAAGAGGCTAAAGCCAAATTTCTTggctttttctctgtcttttgtgaATGGTAAAGGTTTGGCGCTGTCACAGACGCGATTCTCCTCAGACACTGAAACTGTTCGATTCTGTACCAAAGGTTTGGATTCCCCAAGACCTTTCTGGCATTTTCTAGTCACTTCTGCAGCAGCTGGTGGTTCCTGTATATACTGAGTGCACACATCATGGAAACACTGGCAAGAATGACAATGGGATATGGGGGCCGCATTTTCTTTGGCTAGGTCTGCACAGCTTTCCACGTTCACCAGGTATGTAATGGAAGTTGGCATCCGGGGACTTTCATCTGATAGGACTCTCTTATTTTCTTGGGGGTTTGTATTTGTAATGAAGTAAGTCTGAGGAGTAACTATGAAGTATCCTTCTCCAGTGTGATAAATCTTCCTTTCTTTAATGAGAGTTCCCAGAGTGGTATAGAGAATATCTTGAGATGGAATTGCAATGCCTAAAACAAATAAGCACTTTACACTGATACGTTCTGAATAAGAAACATTTTAATGAGTGAAATCAGTAACTCAGAAATGACCACACATTTGCTTGATGAACCCAGAGCTAACTGTAAcacaattaatatatataattaaaatgtcaaagaagCATTAACAATAATCATAATTAAACTGAGTAACAGAAATATAATTTCATCTACACAAAGACATATGGCTAGGTTACCggttaagcaaagaaaaaaatctgttcacTCAAACACAAACACCAAGTTATACAACctcattataaatttaaattgtgACTAAGGAAAGCCTTCTTGAGAGCAAACATGGAAGTTTTTGAAAACCAGTCTCATAGCTTAAACCTCAGTAAGAAtctaaagagaaaatgaaaatcagtctGTGCTTGGGTGAGGGCAAACTACCTAACATCTGGATTATGGTGGTTTTTCAAACTGAGAAggtaacaattttaaaagaaattcctttTCTGAACAGCAGAGTtcaaaattatattcatattatgaaaacaatgttaaaaatgtgaaaaaaagggcttccctggtggcgcagtggttgagagtccgcctgccgatgcaggggacatgggttcgtgccccggtccgggaagatcccacgtgccgcggagtggctgggctcgtgagctatggccgctgagcctgcgcgtccggagcctgtgctccgcaacgggagaagccacaacagtgagaggcccgcgtaccgcgcaaaaaaaaaaaaaaaaaaagtgacaaaaaatgtgtaacacaaagaaaatatatcaatatgtTAATATTGGTTTCCTTTGAGTAGAGGTACTATAAGTgattacttttctatattttctggaTTTCTCTACAATAAGCATATCttataatgggaaaaataaaaaaatactcttCTACATTCATGCACTGGGATATCATGCACCTATGAAAAGAATGAGATAGATCGATATATGCTTATACGGAAAGATCTCAAAAACATGTCTTtaagttaaaaaaggaaaggtCCAGAGAGAATGTATAGAATGATCCAACTTATTTAAAAAGGATACATATATTCAAATACAACTTATGAAAGTGTCCATGAGAAACTATAAACGGCAGAAGATGTCACCTCTGGGAAGTAGCAATTTAAGAATAGGAGGCAcggcagggagatcagctcagtgctttgtgaccacctggaggggtgggatagggagggtgggagggagggagacgcaagagggaagagacatgggaacatatgtatatgtataactgattcactttgttataaagcagaaactaacacaccattgtaaagcaattatactccaataaagatgaaaaaaaaaaaaaagaataggaggcacgggcttccctggtggcacagtggttgagagtctgcctgccgatgcagaggacacgggttcgtgtcccggtccgggaggatcccacatgccgcggagcgtctgggcccgtgagccatggccgctgagcctgcgcgtccggagcctgtgttccgcaacgggagaggccacaacagtgagaggcccgcgtaccgcaaaaaacaacaaaaaaaaagaataggaggcagggacttccctggtggtccagtggttaagactcgcgcgcacgtttccactgcagggggcacgggtttaaTCCCtcgttggggagctaagatcccacatgccgaggggcaCGGTCAAAAAAAAAGGAGGCGGGGGAGAAATTGaatcttcattttttcctttgcacTCCTTTCTACAGAGTCTGACTTAATTATTACcataaacataattttgaaaaagttcatctggaaaataaaagaaatactcaTAAACTTGCTGATGCAGACCTTTTTCCACCGGGGCTCTAATACAAGGttctataatagaaaaaaaattagatattgCCCAGTTTATGTGTTTAAGATGATTTATAAATAGAAACCAAACACATACAATGAACTAATAGAGAAAAACTTGTTACTCTACCTGGGTAATGTTTCACCAAATGTTCCAATAGTGATTCCTGTGTTACTACAATCTGAGCGGCATTCATATCAGATACAGCACAGCAAAGAACTTCAGCCAAAGGTATAAACTGAGATTGAGCTATTGGATTCATTTGCACTGGAAAGACATCACCTAaattggagatttaaaaaaaaaaaaagggtgataaATTTGATATAGTATAAAATATCTGGAATTAGTGAATCAAGAATAAAGACTATCAGGTGGAATTGCTTTTCTTTCATCAGGTCTTTACTCAATCCGTTAACATTATATGCACAATGATAGAAACTACAGAAGAAAAAGGCTTAGTTTATGATCTCTACTTTTAAGAAGTCTAATTGTCACTACTTTATAAGCAAGAGATAATAAGTTTCTATATGAAAGGCTCAAAGTGCTATTGGAGTTCAAGTCAGACAATGCTTATATGGCAATTCACATCTTTCAAAGCATTTTTTCATATTAGCTACCTGAGATAGGCACAGATAGgattattatttcttcatttaaaatatatatagccaTAGAAAGTTCAAGTAATTGTCCCAATCCTAAAAGAAAGTAAAGTGACAGAAATAGATCTTCTGACTCCTAATCCAGTATTTTTGTCATTCCACACTTTCCTGATTGAAATGATTAGGAAGATCTGAAGAAGGAAAAGGCAGAAGTGATTTACAGTTTTCAAGAATAGAtggaacaggggcttccctggtggcgcagtggttgggagtccgcctgccgatgcaggggacgcgggttcgtgccccggttcgggaagatcccacatgccacggagtggctgggcccgtgagccatggccgctgagcctgcgcgtccggagcctgtgctccgcagcgggagaggccgcagcggtgagaggcccgcgtaccacaaaacaaaacaaaaaaacaaacaaaaaatactacaTTTAAGAATACATGGAACAAAATCATGGAAGGAGGGAATCACAAGTTATATAAGAGCATGGAGAGAGTTATCCTGGTTGGGTAGAGTTTAAGGGTTATATCAGACCAAAATAGAAGATAAGACTGGAAATAGAAGGTAGACTGTATTATCTTTCCTCTTTGCCAACATATAAAATTGTTCTTCTTAACCTGCCATTAATCAGGTTGAGTTTTAGATTCTGCTGGGTATCCAAGGGAACCCCTCAATTAATTGGAAATGAAGGACTAGGACTCAGGAAAGTGATTTGGGAATCAACCAATAAAGATGAGAGCTGAAGATAAGGAGTGAAATTAGGTAATTCcatggtagtccagtggttacgactccgtgctctcactgc is from Globicephala melas chromosome 16, mGloMel1.2, whole genome shotgun sequence and encodes:
- the STOX1 gene encoding storkhead-box protein 1 isoform X1; the encoded protein is MARPVQLAPGSLALVLCRLEAQEAAGGAEEPGGRAVFRAFCRANTRCFWNSRLARAASRLAFQGWLRRGVLLVHAPPASLQVLRDAWCRRALRPPRGFRIRAVGDVFPVQMNPIAQSQFIPLAEVLCCAVSDMNAAQIVVTQESLLEHLVKHYPGIAIPSQDILYTTLGTLIKERKIYHTGEGYFIVTPQTYFITNTNPQENKRVLSDESPRMPTSITYLVNVESCADLAKENAAPISHCHSCQCFHDVCTQYIQEPPAAAEVTRKCQKGLGESKPLVQNRTVSVSEENRVCDSAKPLPFTKDREKAKKFGFSLFWRSISRKEKSRTEHSSFSAQFPPEEWPVRDEDNLDNIPRDIEHEIIKRINPILTVDNLIKHTVIMQKYEEQKKYNSQGTSTYMLTLRHKYPSKVGVKKSQGRSVKPRRRGHSHRDRDKARSQGSGPQPGSIRLEKHPKLPATQPTPEIESPNEVELQKPLGENPSVLGSHLIYKKRISNPFQGFSHRRSPITKEHNIQKIGDLKPSQIGPKGKPFQRARSLDSSRIFESEAKQSYSEQCNDKLRAESIYVNHSTVKPISDDFRDYLFNYSQCGVLQNDSKCCSFRKSTLRRDVYGGENEAIPEVSRKSYSHFDTLEETKETQHVLPSQGSSSLDQASSARRSVDETIHQFQNLGLLDYPVGANHLRQPERQDRDSEETLMRKAFIQEAETVSLENEGLSDDDQALYQNEADDEDGACSSLYLDEDDFSENDDLIQMLPGHIQVSFPGGNKWNHLGKRKVTERSLTEYNSNIQRFEPLVLKGNEHYKPTGLLTNPGESQKPNLSAENCVLNLGIQSGFDYEKEPSVAKCVQASAPADGSIFDYYGTRKSASEAETLQDPVGDTGKKPATWSQSAQNQEMRKQFTHKLELFNTSHMPVLAQDVQPEHSHLEGTENQSMAGDSGIDSPRTQSLASNNSVILDGLKRRQNFLQNFGGTKSSQTPTSNSLLQLTPVINV
- the STOX1 gene encoding storkhead-box protein 1 isoform X3, whose translation is MARPVQLAPGSLALVLCRLEAQEAAGGAEEPGGRAVFRAFCRANTRCFWNSRLARAASRLAFQGWLRRGVLLVHAPPASLQVLRDAWCRRALRPPRGFRIRAVGDVFPVQMNPIAQSQFIPLAEVLCCAVSDMNAAQIVVTQESLLEHLVKHYPGIAIPSQDILYTTLGTLIKERKIYHTGEGYFIVTPQTYFITNTNPQENKRVLSDESPRMPTSITYLDTESGI
- the STOX1 gene encoding storkhead-box protein 1 isoform X2, whose product is MNPIAQSQFIPLAEVLCCAVSDMNAAQIVVTQESLLEHLVKHYPGIAIPSQDILYTTLGTLIKERKIYHTGEGYFIVTPQTYFITNTNPQENKRVLSDESPRMPTSITYLVNVESCADLAKENAAPISHCHSCQCFHDVCTQYIQEPPAAAEVTRKCQKGLGESKPLVQNRTVSVSEENRVCDSAKPLPFTKDREKAKKFGFSLFWRSISRKEKSRTEHSSFSAQFPPEEWPVRDEDNLDNIPRDIEHEIIKRINPILTVDNLIKHTVIMQKYEEQKKYNSQGTSTYMLTLRHKYPSKVGVKKSQGRSVKPRRRGHSHRDRDKARSQGSGPQPGSIRLEKHPKLPATQPTPEIESPNEVELQKPLGENPSVLGSHLIYKKRISNPFQGFSHRRSPITKEHNIQKIGDLKPSQIGPKGKPFQRARSLDSSRIFESEAKQSYSEQCNDKLRAESIYVNHSTVKPISDDFRDYLFNYSQCGVLQNDSKCCSFRKSTLRRDVYGGENEAIPEVSRKSYSHFDTLEETKETQHVLPSQGSSSLDQASSARRSVDETIHQFQNLGLLDYPVGANHLRQPERQDRDSEETLMRKAFIQEAETVSLENEGLSDDDQALYQNEADDEDGACSSLYLDEDDFSENDDLIQMLPGHIQVSFPGGNKWNHLGKRKVTERSLTEYNSNIQRFEPLVLKGNEHYKPTGLLTNPGESQKPNLSAENCVLNLGIQSGFDYEKEPSVAKCVQASAPADGSIFDYYGTRKSASEAETLQDPVGDTGKKPATWSQSAQNQEMRKQFTHKLELFNTSHMPVLAQDVQPEHSHLEGTENQSMAGDSGIDSPRTQSLASNNSVILDGLKRRQNFLQNFGGTKSSQTPTSNSLLQLTPVINV